TTTATCAACACTACTTTATTTGGgctactaaaatatttttactatagCAATAAAATGGGCATGTGTGTATTTTGATTCTagagattttaatttatttctgcttgttaaatttaacaaaaaaaaattagtttttaatctCTCACATGACCCTTTCTAGGAATTTGGAGTTCAAAAAAACATTTAAGCCCTAGAGAATAATTATAGACTAATAGGACGGACTACCACGAAAATTGATCCTCCCCTTAACTGTTGCGTTTTCCTCCTCTTTGGTCCAAAAGGACGAAAGGTATTTGAGAGAGTTAATGGTGGAGATTAAGGgaaaaattaattcaatcaattttaatgattttgattCACAATAGAAATTAATACAAGTCATAAACAAATTTATGAAAGCATACTTCAACTAAGCATCACatctaaataatatatcaatcaAAATGATATGATCGAagttttcctttttttcttttacttaaaaataaacgatattcatttatttaaattacaatatatcAATCGAGAATAatataaattcattaaaaataaaaataataaatatacaaataataaatatgcaAACAATCTCACAGCATTTATACTAATAGCATTTCACGATAAAATACTTATAAATTTGACAATTAAAATGTTGCCTTATATTTTCAGATTTGCAATATTGACAAACAAAATATTGCCTTTAGACAACAAAATgtcagaaaagaaaaaaaccaaaaaataaatacatataaaaatcacttatttaaattaaaagacaaaaaaatgattaattatttcataaaaaataactcAAATCATCCTCTTCTGAAACGAAGAAATAGAGCTAGAGAGAAAAATGTTTGAACTGATCTCTCCATAAAGTGAGAATAAAGATTGATATTTcaacatatataattaattatacatgTACAAATAATATCAAtggtaatttatttatcaataaataatagCACTTAGTTTTAACAATATTCTTACTTTACTCActcttttcaaaacaaaattagatTGCCACATGAGTAATGAGACTGGATCAGCACTAACCAGAAGAGAGAAGAGAAAATGATAAAAGATAcaacaattataatattatatagtgTCCAGTTTGGTGATACAACAGAAGAAATCTCCAAGTAAACAATAGTGAAGAATGGTGTCAATAATAttacaaaggttaattaaaaaCTAATGTTACATAGAAAAAAAGAGGGAGGTTGGTTGATCAATCAACATTAAAAGGGGACATAAAGTACAAGCATGTTATTAATCAAcactgataaaaaaaaacaacctTGTATTGTAGACATAAATAGTACAGCAACCAGGTCACACTTCACTTCCAGAGCTTGACAAACTTGTCATGACTGGCTGAAGCAACCAAACCATTTACAGTTGAAACCGCCAAGGCAGCAATAAGACCGTCGTGAGCTGATAGAGTCATCGTCTTGTTTTCGGTCATGTTCCACAGCTCCAATGACTGTAGATCGTATGAATTTTTATGGATCAGATTCAAATGCTACCTTAGAAACTTTAAGATAAACGGTTATGCTATGACTACTtgattaagttgtttatccaaaccGAATCTAAGtttcatttacaaataaaagaaaaggaaataaaaaggaTGCAGACTTGCCTGGTAACAGCCAATGACCAGCAACGAAGAATACGTTGGATGGAAAACACACGAATGAAACTTATTGCCGTTACAGCTAAGCTCATGAACACATTCCCCTTCACTCCCAGATCCAAGAGTCCAAACCCTGACAGAGTCCTCGCTCACAGATGCGAGGAACTCTCCAGAAGGATCCCAACACACAGAATGTATCGACTTTGTGTGACCCTACAATTCATAGAAACATATATCAAACAGTAAAATGAGCATGTTCTAAGGAAGAGTATGAAAAAGTCAACTACTAGATTAGTGAGTAACATAACATCACAATTGAAGTGACCAAGACAAAATATCCAAGCTATGGAGTTGTTTGGTAATACATTATACATATATAGTACTGTTAATAAACCAAGTAATTGGGTTCAAGTAGTTTAATAAGCTTCAGTTAAAGAAGAATCAGTCAAAAGTACTCGAGTTTGAACCCTCACATAAACAATCTTGGTCAAGCTTCACTTACCCTTGGCCAAACTCGGAATTACCAGGACCTTTTTCCCCATAAATTGGAGGATTgagacaaaaatatatataacacttTCAGAAGTATTTGAAACTCAGAAATACCAAGACCTTTTTCCCCAAGAAATCAGAggattaagacaaaaaaaaatatataacactGTCAGAAGCATTTGATTCTTACTGAAAAAGTATGAGTAAAGAGCACCCGAGAGAATGAAGAATGTTTCAGATTCAAGAAGAAATGCATATTTTATTGAAAGAATTTTTTCCTAATAAGAGacttaaaattttgtttttaaccaacctttaGTGAATATCGGCATGCTTGTGTCTCGACATCAAGTATAGAGACAACGTTCTCTGCAGCTGCAGCAAGGTATCTCCCTAGCCGAGGTTGAAATCTCATCTGTGCAGTGCCACCCtaatttgtaagaaaaaaacaaaattatcaatttttcaaaactgAAATGAATACTCCTCCACCTCAATACTACCTCcattgatttttaattgttttatgtttatttacACATACCAAGGAAACCATTAAATTTGCTACTTTTGATGCAATTATCTATCCTTTTTCTACAGTaactttaactatttattatctcAATCCACAGATTACTATCTGCAATAAATAGTTAGGgataattttgtcaaaacaatAACTAATACTActttaaaaacaacaaataaaaaggaaacatAGGAAGTACACAACAACTAACACAGAACTGTGAATGAAGATAATGCTGAAATACTACCTTTGACACCCTAGCACAACTTCCATTGTTAATACTCCAATATCTTATCTCGCCGTCAACATCACAAGAGCAGATAAGGTCATCTTTATTAGGGTGAAAGTCTAGTGACATAACTGGTGCAGAATGGCCAGTAAAGGTACGAAGCGAATATCCAGGCTGCATAGGTAATTACATATTAGCTAATGTAgaataacaaagaaaaaaaaaacacacaacccatcaaaattaacatttttataacaaaataaattagaaaacacTTCTACCTAGCATCTACAAAGCACACCAACACATCATTATTACGATAAACCATGTTTAGGAATTCTTAAATCAGTAAACAAAACATTGATGTTACTTTTAAATATAcgataaatcatatatttaaaataaaaaatagctcACTAGGAAATATGTTACTTTTatttgtgtttcaaaagtaacaaCAAGCATATAAATAAGTTTCCTATTTTTACTGTATCAGTTACAATAAGTGATACAAAAATGGCACATTTCACGGGCAGGAAAAATACTATTTAACTGCACAGTTAAGTTACTTTAAATACAGATATAGAATCTACAGAAACAGATTCTCAAAAGTTGCACAagatttttggaaaataaacaaaatcaactaACATTCTCAACATCCCAAACTCGAACAGTTTTGTCATACGAAGATGTTGCAAGACGAGGCATGCTTGGACTGAAACGAACATCAGTGATTAAAGACGAATGCTCTTCTAGAGTAGCTTTCTGCTTTAGAGAATCTGTGTACCATAAAACGGCCTGCATAAtgaaaaaacacaaaacattgtcacataatatataattataaacaGAATAAGTGATACAAAAGTTCTGGattttattttccaattttCAAGCAGGTCAAATTATACATGTTCACTGCTAGTTTTGAGAAATCAATTGAACAGAGAAAGCACTAAAACACGCTTTTCGAGGAATGACGGCCCAAAGGGAAGGGGAAGAGGGGAAGGTATtcagaaaatattttaagaaataattaggAGAATTATTTCTCTGGTTAGGAGCAATTTTGCTCGGGTTTAGGAGTTCATAGAGCTCTGGTTTAGTTTTTCTTTCCGCATCCTCTCCTAATCTCGTCATTATAAGAGATACTACTttgaattttaagaaataatatacCCTTTTCTTCCATTAAAATTCTGAGTTCTATCAAATGACCTAACAAACCTTTTTGTCATGTCCACCACTTGCAAGCAATTTTCCGTCAGATGAGAAATGGGAACAAACAACTTTGCTTGTGCTTGCACGAACCGAATTTACTTCAGAAAATGTAAAACCTGGAAATAAAGCAAACTATTACACTCAGTTTCAAAATGATTGTCCAAATAGAATGGTTATAGCTCTTTTAAGAAAagtcaataaatttaaaagcaACATTACATCTTCGTATACAAAAGATTATAGCTCTTTCTTAATAATATCGTTCAAATAGAATGGTTGGGAGAAAATTGTGTCGGAGCTAATGAACTCTGAAAGTACTCTATTGTTGTATGTTTATCAATTTTGTTGAGGCCTCACATCGTTTAGAGATATGGCCAAAGTAGTTCTTAAAAGGTTTGGACAATCCTCACCACTTGAGGTAGCTTTTGGGATCAAGACCCTCGCCCAAATTATCAGtgaatatttaatatgtttattcaGGCTTTAAAAGTCTAGTCCTAGGCGTAAGTTAGGTGTTTGGTGTGAATTATATGGCCATTTTATTTGGGGGCTGTTTCTCGATAGATACACTGGTGTAACATTTAGGTTATGTAATGTTACACCGCTCAACAACTTTTTACTAGATACATATTTTACATAACTCACTGTTGGATTGAAAGTTTTATCATATAGATCATCtctataaatatttacaaaaatctaaaatcattttatatgcTATTAAGATACATCAAGATTAACGTCTTGCGTTTTTATTCAACGCCGTTAATCTTGATGTATTTGAATAACATATAAGATAAATGTAgatttatgtaaaaatttacaagaatgatttttatgatataaattttcaattcgACAGTTAGTTTTGTAAAATATGCATTTAAAAAGAAGTTTGTAGagtgtttgtttgattttgaagTTATTATAGTCTTAACCAGTGTAAGTTGATCCCTATAGCATAACTCCTACATTCAGCACATAATAATCTaccattaatatataaaattttaatgaggTAAATTTAACATGTATATATACCAGAGAAACTATTTTACACAGGTAatggtaaaaataattatgatggATAAAATATTGGTGTTTACTGCACCTTTGCTTACATCCATACGGCCAACTGGATCTCTAGGGTCTGTATCATCATGCGATAAAAAAGACTCAACATTGTCATCGAGAGATCCATCTTCCACAAAGCGGTCCACATCTGCCTGCAATTCAATATCCTTATCATCCCACTGCCAAAATGGAATGGCAATGAGTCTACATGCAAGGAACTTATTATTCCTTCCATTAATTGAAATGAAATCGCATAGAAGAGCAACTCACCAATTGGTTTGAAGGTGAGGTAAGAGTTCCGGTGCCATCAGTGCCGAACATCATTAATGGCTTAGAAGAACTACCATTGTGAGGTATAGAAGGCATTGATATCACATCACCAGGCGTATGAGTTGAGGGAGTTGAGGGTGCCGAACTCGGTGATGGGCCCGCTGTATTAGCTGTTCCTGTGCTATTGGCAGGACCAGAAGATGATACAGGCTGTTTTCTCTTTCTTCCAGTCTGGTTTTTCGAAACCTTAAAGTTCATTCAGAACAAAATGTTAGGAACCCATTTCATGAAAAAACATGTCAAATTCAGGGACAGAAATTTATGCttgtgatttaaaaaaaatacaaacaaatacCCTCTTCGTTCTTTTTTAACTGTCGCTTTTGTAGAAGAATTTTGTCACTATTTACTTGTCATTTTCAAAGTTTAATGAAACATTAACTATTGTTTTGTCAATAATACTCTTAGTTATTTATTGCAGAGATTTCACTTCCACATATAAggttaaataaaacatttaatgaATCAAACAAGTAGTTGAAGTTGCTTTACTAATAGATCATCATATATCTGAGTATCGAAGGACTTCACAAAATCACTTTCCCATAACTCAATTTCAGAAAACTTGAGGTTAAAGAAATTACATTTATAATACTTGTACTCGACCAATTCAGTGGCATGAGAAAAGTAAAcatgaaaattcaaatttaaatatatttacaagaGAACTTAATTGTGGACAATTGAAAGTCACTAACCGCTCACTAAGTGTTGAATAGTCAATAGGTATGTGTTACTTTACCATTCAGATTATATTTATTGGTACACTAACCAATGATTCCATAAGGTTTAGAAAACCGAGAAATCATGCATGGGAAAGTGGACACTGTAAAGGGACTGACCTGATCATTTCCTCTAAAGGAATTTGACATGCTACCGTCGGCATTAACACTGCCACCACCTCCCCCTACTTTATCTTGCTGATGCATGTTATGATTTGAAGACTGAGATTGTTGATTTGAAAGAGCATGCTGTTGAAGTTGTTGCTGTTGTGGATTGGAATTCTGCTGTTGTTGATGTTGTAACTGAGCCAGTTTCAACTACACAAACAAAAACTTCAACTCATGAAACATTATGCAAtctaagaatttttaaaaaggggcAGTTCGATAAAAAAATGCAAGATCCTAAATGAAGATGAGAAGAAAAATTGCGAGAACAAGCACCTTCATTAGCATATCAGTATCACCACGAGAAAAAGGAGGACCGCCTGCTTGAAGGGGCGATCCAACATTTGATACTACATCACCAACAGGATTTGAAAGACCATCCTTACCTACGCCCATATTCCGATTATTCAGTAGCATTCTGAGTCTTCTACTATCATCACTTGCAGAAGGTGATGCCAGGTTTTGCTGTGCTAACATAAGCTGTTGTTGATGTTGCGGTGTCAACATAGGAAGTTGATGAAAAGGCTGTGGAGTCTGCATGAAAGGTTTTTGTTGCTGGAGTAAACCAGAACGAAGTTGCTCCAATCCCTAATACCGAAATGACGTTAAATCATGTCATCCAAcgataatatttaatttaaataaatattaaaataaaaggattaCTTACTGTGAGTGGCCACCCTTTCAGAGTCAAATTGTTGCCACCTTGATTTGATCCTGACACAAAAATCTCTTGTTAACTTAATCTGTGAGCAGGAATAATCACAAAACATCATAATGCCTTCACATTAAATCCAGAAATAATGTCACCCAATAATATAATGAATAAATTGCAACAAATAGAATTCAAGGAAAACAAATCCTATAACATGCTTGCAAACAAGTTTTGGAATTAATAACAGAAACCAGTTACATGTAAGAACTCGATGAAGGAATACCAGGAATTGCCATCAACGATCCTTCAGGACCCGCAACTCTGGGATTTAGAACAGGATTAATTTCACTTTTTATATCCTGATTTCAAATGGCGAGTTAGGAAAAAGAGCTGATAAGAAATATATTAAGAGGTAATGAGAACAGTTTTTAAGATAGCATACCGGAGTAGACCCTGGTAGTTGCTGACTACGAGCTTGAACTTGTGGAGACATTGCACCGGCAGTACCATGCAAAACTTGCCTGAAATCGATGAATTTTGTACTAATACAGTCAACATTCATAGCTATAAAGAATACCATGTGCTAATAGAAATAGAGAATTAATTGAATGCacatatcaaaattataaatttggtgGTAGCTGAGGTGCCAACATAGTTGGGATGTCAATTATCATAGTGATGCTTTCGCATaccaatcaaaattattaaaaatatcttattcTTCAAGGTCATGGAAGGAGTGGACCCAATTCAAATAATTGCCAAACTTTCAGTGCTCATCCTCCCATACAAAGAGGACAATCTTGTTGTTACAAACTTACAACAGTTATTAGGTTTTTATATAGGGTCTAACTCAACCTTACAAAACCAGCTTATAAGGTGAGGAATGTCACTCTTTATAAACTCTTTTCAGACCTTATCACTTTTTAATGTAGGACTTGGACTTTCCCCAAAATTAGCATCCATAcaagattttctttttttcacaTTGATTGAGTAATCAACTTTTACTATTTTGAATCAAACCCACAGGAACAGACAGACCAAGCATTACTACCATTGGTTTTGAGGCATAAATCatgcaaaattaatttaaagactAAAAGAAAAAACGATAGGCTAAGTTCTAAAGAAAATCACCCAGACGGCTGGCCACTAGCTGCAGATGACTTCAATATTGAGGGATGATTTGGGTCCAAGAGTTGGTCTCCAAATCTTTGCTGTACAAAATACCATAAGATAGCCATGAATATATATACATCATAAGATCAATAGTTCTTATAATTTGACAACCAGAACATCCATGTACACCTTCATTGCAGCATCTTCTAAAGAATCCCTTTGAAGGGGAAGTTTTAACCTGTCCTCGTACATCTTTGTTGCTATTGCATTTGCAGTGCTAGGGTTTCCAACTAACCCGTTCGTACCACCACCATTCAAGAGATGAGCCCTATCCCTACCCTGctgttgctgctgctgctgctgttgctgctgctgctgaTGCTGTGACTGCtgctgttgttgttgctgctgctgctgctgttgttgctgttgctgctgctgctgctgttgTTGCTGCTGAGCATGCCTCTGTAACAACATCTGTTGCATCTGCATTTGatgttgttgctgttgttgttgctgctgctgctgtTGATGTTGTGACTGCTGAGGTTGTGGctgctgttgttgttgttgctgctgttgTTGTTCCCTAGCCTTAATTAACTGTGTCTGCAACGGTGGTTTACAAACCAAAAAAACGTCAAGtacagaataaaaaaataaaaacttcgAAGTTGAGTTGCAATAGCAGTTTTACAGGACAATTCAGAAACAATGTGCAAACAGGATATTTTAAAACCACTACATGATCATAATCACAAGTAGACAAACAATGTGCAAACaagatattttttgaaatcataCTGCCGGTGACCTAGTCAGAAATAATTAAAGAATGAACTTCTTTCTACAATCCTgtctaataaaaaatgattcttAAGAAATGATCCCAACTTCCCCTAACAGCTAAACGACAAAATGAAAAAGcgagaaacaaaaaaaaattcattcattaGTAACAATCCACAATTTGGAAGTTGCAAAATGCAAGTATACAAACttccttatttaaaaaaacatgaatAGATACAGCGAAAAAGGTAACCGACTACCAGTCCCGCTCACCACCGTGTTCTATTTGCCGATCGTCTACAACAACCACCCAACTCAGATTCACCACACTATAAGGAAGCTAAATACAGAAAAGAAAACAACACAGATTTTCCAACCAACCTCTATATATGATGCGGCAACTTCCGAGTGCTTCTCGTTTGTCCTGGCAATAAATATGTCCCAGAAAACCGACCACCACTCGAACAAAAATCCTCCCGGTGCATCAATAGCTGCAATCAATCCCACATcaccattacaaaaaaaatcaaaaataataaaatgaacaaaacaGAAACACCAAATCGAACTTTTCGGCTTCTTGCTAACTCACCAACAGGGTCAGAGGACACTTTCCCTTCAGCTTGAAAAGCTTGAGCTGAAGCTTTCAAATCCCTCTTCACTAGGTAATCATGAATGTAAACATCTAACCTGAAATCTCATAAGAAAACCAAAGCTTAGATCTTTGCATCAATATCAACAACCCAAATGCAGGAACCAAAGAGTTCAACaaccaaaaatgaaaatttcatTCAATGTAAAGAAACCCCTTTTACTTACATAagctaaaaaaaacaaaaccctAACATACCCATCAAAAAATTATCACACATTCATAAAAAATCAACATACAAAGAACCAAACTTGAATGAAATAAACCAACCCCAAATcactaaaacataaaaaatcaaaacccaaatcatcaaaaatcaaaattgagcATAAAAATAAACCCATTTTccaaaactgaaaaaaaaaaggaaaaatacaaCAACACTTACATCTTATCAGCTTCCCAGTTAGTTTGAGACATGGTGACAGAAACAAAATTGATGGGTAGTGAAGAAATGAAGAAGGTTGATGAGTGTTTATGAAACTGAGAAGTAAAAGTTGCAAAAGACACGAGTTTTTGCAGAGAAACTTTGAGAAGAAAAGAAGGAAGAGAAAAGGTGGAAGTGTAGAAAGCGAAACGAGAGAAGCACAAGAGAAAGGGGGAAAAAAACAGAGGAATTTGGGAATGAAAGAATCGAAAGGGTGTATATGAAACTGAAACGACCCTTCTAAGTCTTCGGACAAGGTAagaaaaacattgaaaaatgtttttatatgGTCAATAAATGAcatgtgatttttttcttttttttttgttttataattgaGGAAATAAAACTACCACACTCTAAGACGAGATCGACAAACACATCTTACATCATCTAAAACTATTAAAATAAGTACTTCATCTGTTcgttatcaaataaatatgatcaAAAACATTGATGTATGTCGTACAaagattaacttttttttttaatatttgagatTGGAGTAATATAAGACAAAGTGtgtatgttttgttttatttttgtattagtCAAAATCAATTAGGACAATGGTAAGATTGatttttgataagtttaaatgttattgagtaaaattatttttttttaattgattttaatttaaaattaaaattcatagttttttaattcaaacatGATTTTGACTCTAGTGAATCCAAACTTGGTTATAAAACTTAGATAGAATATTAGAAATAGCTTAATGAATACCAAAATATTAGTCTAttgaaactattttatttattggttGAACTTAAAAACCAAAACGAATTAGAATTAGAAGAGgtatgaccaaaatcttaatcattgAAATTATTTCTCGTATTTGATGAACTTCATtgaccaaaaacaaaaatgaataacaaTAAATTGAGTGAAtaccaaaattttaattcattaaaattttcccAACAACACTTAGTAGAACAATAAGAAATGCTAACACACAccttaatctaatttttttttttcttcctaatcTTCATGCTTATAATTCCGGCAAAAAGTCAAAGTCAACGTTCAAGACAACACTAAAGCATTTAAATACTTTGAAGACAATAGAGTGGATTAGTATATCAATTCAAGATAACTAAATTTTTGTTTCTACTTTCTCAACTAATAAACCGAatctaagaaaaatatttaacacaCTCTATTTCCATTCCAACAAACATATGTGAGCCATATTCAAAAAGGATATTTTCCTACCATTATTCCTAGAATATAACTCACTAAACTACATAAAATTGTCTACCACTTCTTGCCCCCATCTTATAGTATTCCAATCCAACCATTTGAATACCAACTTCCAAATCTTCCTTGGCTTTGTACAACTCACAAACAAATCTTTGATGCTAtctcattaaaatatataacacgACTTTGAAGTAAGATATGAAGAGAGAAAATAAGAAGTGGAATTTTTTAGAGAGAAGTTTGAAGTAaagaaaaatgagaaaaataaagtgtgatgatatatataaaaaaagaaaatagtaggGAATTTGTGGCAATCTAGACAGTAATAAATTTGTGATAGTCTCACAAAAtccaacaattaattttattgtggaAAAACTCTCACAAAGTTTTTGAGAATTTATTCGGTCagtaataacaataaatttgaattttataatttgtgagggtttttctTGCCAATAATTCGTGAGGTTCTTTCGGAAGTCAATATTAATACTTTTAAAGTTGgtcacaaattattatttttctcgaGATATCCATCTGAACTCCTCTTGATTTTGACGAAAAAAACTCGGTTTAACGGAGTGCAGATGTaaattgttaaaacaatattgggatCTGCAATAAAGATTaaaccaacaaaatagaagacaaacaattgtagaagaaaaacaaaaacgcAAAATGTTCAGAAAATCAGAAAAAACcaaaaaacggagattgattatcgtTCTCCATTTTTTGCAGTTTTCTAAAACAGTTTTCCTTTCTGCAGTTTTCTAAAACTAGTTTTCTCTATCAATGcaaatgaaaattaaagaagGATAAGGGAAGAATAACACCAAGAATTTATGTGTTCGGTCTCAATTGTTGAGACCTACGTCACGGGCAAGCAAgcaagattaatccactattaatgattgaaactttacaagattaaagccttctcaagattgatctcatAGTATCTATCATTGTTTATAAACCAGCAATATTAGCTTTTCTCTCAATCTTTCTTTTCCCCTTTTAATCTCC
The genomic region above belongs to Cicer arietinum cultivar CDC Frontier isolate Library 1 chromosome 4, Cicar.CDCFrontier_v2.0, whole genome shotgun sequence and contains:
- the LOC101503952 gene encoding transcriptional corepressor LEUNIG isoform X1, translating into MSQTNWEADKMLDVYIHDYLVKRDLKASAQAFQAEGKVSSDPVAIDAPGGFLFEWWSVFWDIFIARTNEKHSEVAASYIETQLIKAREQQQQQQQQQQPQPQQSQHQQQQQQQQQQQHQMQMQQMLLQRHAQQQQQQQQQQQQQQQQQQQQQQQQSQHQQQQQQQQQQQQQGRDRAHLLNGGGTNGLVGNPSTANAIATKMYEDRLKLPLQRDSLEDAAMKQRFGDQLLDPNHPSILKSSAASGQPSGQVLHGTAGAMSPQVQARSQQLPGSTPDIKSEINPVLNPRVAGPEGSLMAIPGSNQGGNNLTLKGWPLTGLEQLRSGLLQQQKPFMQTPQPFHQLPMLTPQHQQQLMLAQQNLASPSASDDSRRLRMLLNNRNMGVGKDGLSNPVGDVVSNVGSPLQAGGPPFSRGDTDMLMKLKLAQLQHQQQQNSNPQQQQLQQHALSNQQSQSSNHNMHQQDKVGGGGGSVNADGSMSNSFRGNDQVSKNQTGRKRKQPVSSSGPANSTGTANTAGPSPSSAPSTPSTHTPGDVISMPSIPHNGSSSKPLMMFGTDGTGTLTSPSNQLWDDKDIELQADVDRFVEDGSLDDNVESFLSHDDTDPRDPVGRMDVSKGFTFSEVNSVRASTSKVVCSHFSSDGKLLASGGHDKKAVLWYTDSLKQKATLEEHSSLITDVRFSPSMPRLATSSYDKTVRVWDVENPGYSLRTFTGHSAPVMSLDFHPNKDDLICSCDVDGEIRYWSINNGSCARVSKGGTAQMRFQPRLGRYLAAAAENVVSILDVETQACRYSLKGHTKSIHSVCWDPSGEFLASVSEDSVRVWTLGSGSEGECVHELSCNGNKFHSCVFHPTYSSLLVIGCYQSLELWNMTENKTMTLSAHDGLIAALAVSTVNGLVASASHDKFVKLWK
- the LOC101503952 gene encoding transcriptional corepressor LEUNIG isoform X2 translates to MSQTNWEADKMLDVYIHDYLVKRDLKASAQAFQAEGKVSSDPVAIDAPGGFLFEWWSVFWDIFIARTNEKHSEVAASYIETQLIKAREQQQQQQQQQQPQPQQSQHQQQQQQQQQQQHQMQMQQMLLQRHAQQQQQQQQQQQQQQQQQQQQQQQQSQHQQQQQQQQQQQQQGRDRAHLLNGGGTNGLVGNPSTANAIATKMYEDRLKLPLQRDSLEDAAMKQRFGDQLLDPNHPSILKSSAASGQPSGQVLHGTAGAMSPQVQARSQQLPGSTPDIKSEINPVLNPRVAGPEGSLMAIPGSNQGGNNLTLKGWPLTGLEQLRSGLLQQQKPFMQTPQPFHQLPMLTPQHQQQLMLAQQNLASPSASDDSRRLRMLLNNRNMGVGKDGLSNPVGDVVSNVGSPLQAGGPPFSRGDTDMLMKLKLAQLQHQQQQNSNPQQQQLQQHALSNQQSQSSNHNMHQQDKVGGGGGSVNADGSMSNSFRGNDQVSKNQTGRKRKQPVSSSGPANSTGTANTAGPSPSSAPSTPSTHTPGDVISMPSIPHNGSSSKPLMMFGTDGTGTLTSPSNQLADVDRFVEDGSLDDNVESFLSHDDTDPRDPVGRMDVSKGFTFSEVNSVRASTSKVVCSHFSSDGKLLASGGHDKKAVLWYTDSLKQKATLEEHSSLITDVRFSPSMPRLATSSYDKTVRVWDVENPGYSLRTFTGHSAPVMSLDFHPNKDDLICSCDVDGEIRYWSINNGSCARVSKGGTAQMRFQPRLGRYLAAAAENVVSILDVETQACRYSLKGHTKSIHSVCWDPSGEFLASVSEDSVRVWTLGSGSEGECVHELSCNGNKFHSCVFHPTYSSLLVIGCYQSLELWNMTENKTMTLSAHDGLIAALAVSTVNGLVASASHDKFVKLWK